The proteins below are encoded in one region of Methylophilales bacterium:
- a CDS encoding TIGR00366 family protein — MKIFQIVSRPFISFVERYYPDAFIFVIVLSVITFLAAISLTDASVTSTIVAWGDGLPMLFKFTAQITIIMVGAHALAHTSLVQSLLKNIGRLPKTANQAYALVAFSAGIASLGAWSFGLIIGAIVARSVAIECSKKPFKVHYPLLVASAYSGFVIWHMGYSSSSALFVATPGHLLESRVGVIPVTETILSSTNITLALMGLLLITVICPLMKPNEEDVIEIDPDLIKDKKPTIQKKASMNMVERFENHRSLNIFLGLIIIIYIGITYNQNGFSLNLDIVSWTFLSLGLILASSPIHFISLINNAAGTVGSIILQYPFYSGIMGIMATTGLMQVITDWIISIATPETLGFFAFLSGGLVNMFIPSGGGQWAVQGPVMIEAALSLGVNPSVVVMGVAYGDQWSNMIQPFWTIPILAIAGLHMRQILGYTFVIFLLTGVLYGSGMLYMGSG, encoded by the coding sequence ATGAAAATTTTTCAAATCGTTTCCCGTCCTTTTATATCGTTTGTCGAACGTTACTATCCTGACGCCTTTATATTTGTCATTGTTCTTTCAGTCATTACTTTTCTGGCTGCCATCTCACTTACAGATGCCTCGGTAACCTCAACGATTGTTGCTTGGGGAGATGGACTACCTATGTTATTTAAATTTACCGCTCAAATTACAATTATCATGGTCGGTGCGCATGCACTTGCTCATACAAGCCTTGTTCAAAGTTTATTAAAAAATATCGGTAGACTGCCAAAAACAGCCAACCAAGCCTACGCATTAGTTGCATTTTCTGCAGGAATAGCAAGCCTTGGTGCTTGGTCTTTTGGCCTTATTATTGGAGCCATTGTTGCAAGAAGTGTCGCTATAGAGTGTTCAAAAAAACCATTTAAAGTCCATTATCCACTTTTAGTCGCTTCTGCTTACTCGGGATTTGTTATATGGCACATGGGTTATTCATCTTCATCTGCATTATTTGTTGCTACCCCCGGACATTTACTTGAGAGCAGAGTAGGGGTAATACCGGTGACAGAAACAATTCTATCGTCAACCAATATCACGTTAGCGCTTATGGGTTTGCTATTAATCACGGTTATATGTCCACTCATGAAACCGAATGAGGAGGATGTAATTGAAATTGACCCAGATTTAATTAAAGATAAGAAGCCAACTATACAGAAAAAAGCTTCAATGAATATGGTTGAAAGATTTGAAAATCACCGCTCATTGAATATTTTTCTAGGTCTGATAATTATTATCTATATTGGTATTACCTACAACCAAAATGGATTCTCTCTAAACCTAGATATAGTGAGCTGGACATTTTTATCCTTAGGATTGATATTAGCAAGCTCTCCCATTCACTTTATAAGTCTGATAAATAATGCGGCTGGCACTGTGGGGTCGATAATCCTTCAATATCCTTTTTATTCAGGAATTATGGGGATTATGGCGACGACAGGGCTTATGCAGGTGATAACCGACTGGATAATTTCTATTGCAACCCCAGAGACACTAGGTTTCTTTGCCTTTTTATCTGGCGGTCTAGTTAATATGTTTATCCCCTCAGGGGGAGGTCAGTGGGCAGTTCAAGGGCCAGTTATGATTGAGGCAGCTCTATCCTTAGGAGTTAATCCTTCAGTCGTTGTAATGGGAGTTGCGTATGGTGACCAATGGTCAAATATGATTCAACCATTTTGGACGATTCCAATTTTAGCAATTGCCGGCCTCCATATGCGACAGATACTTGGATATACCTTTGTTATATTCCTTTTAACCGGAGTTCTTTATGGTTCAGGGATGTTATATATGGGGTCAGGGTAG
- a CDS encoding SMP-30/gluconolactonase/LRE family protein — translation MKSLTLSKFFLSILFMSFAGILFAETQLIKLWETNADFKLPESVIYDKENDILYVSNMQGDPFTKDKNGFISKVDVDGKIIKLKWIEGLNAPKGLTISKGKLYAADVNELVEIDIKTSKITKKLEAAGATFLNDVTVDTNGNIYVSDMFNDTIYKLDSFGQLTKWLYSPKLEAPNGLHYEKGQIIVASWGHPTNGFAPSVVGHLKSISLKNKEIKSLGNGQPVGTLDGIESDKNGNYFVSDWVGGKLLYIQPDGNFKSLVTLTQGAADHEVIHDKNLLILPMMNIDDGSGKLIAFGIK, via the coding sequence ATGAAATCATTAACTTTGAGTAAGTTTTTCTTAAGTATCTTATTTATGTCATTTGCAGGCATATTATTTGCAGAGACACAGTTAATCAAGCTTTGGGAAACAAATGCAGACTTTAAATTACCTGAATCAGTAATCTATGATAAAGAAAACGATATTTTATATGTATCAAATATGCAAGGGGACCCTTTTACTAAAGACAAAAATGGCTTTATTTCAAAAGTAGACGTTGATGGAAAAATTATCAAATTAAAATGGATTGAGGGATTAAATGCACCAAAGGGATTAACCATATCAAAGGGTAAGCTTTATGCTGCTGACGTTAATGAGTTAGTTGAAATAGATATAAAGACAAGCAAGATTACAAAAAAACTTGAGGCAGCTGGAGCTACTTTTCTTAATGACGTAACTGTAGATACCAATGGGAATATATACGTATCAGATATGTTCAATGACACTATTTATAAGCTTGATAGCTTTGGTCAGTTAACTAAATGGCTTTACAGTCCAAAATTAGAAGCACCAAATGGTTTACATTATGAAAAAGGTCAAATAATTGTAGCTAGTTGGGGACATCCTACTAATGGTTTTGCACCATCTGTTGTTGGCCACCTGAAAAGCATTTCATTGAAAAATAAAGAAATTAAATCTCTCGGGAATGGACAGCCTGTTGGTACTTTGGACGGTATTGAGTCTGATAAAAATGGTAACTATTTTGTTTCAGATTGGGTTGGGGGTAAATTACTTTATATTCAACCTGACGGAAACTTTAAGTCTCTTGTTACGCTCACTCAAGGTGCTGCAGATCATGAGGTCATTCATGATAAGAATTTATTAATTTTGCCTATGATGAACATTGATGATGGCAGTGGCAAATTAATAGCCTTTGGAATTAAATAA
- a CDS encoding NAD(P)-dependent alcohol dehydrogenase, with translation MMRAIYLKAGGGYDKVFLGNQDISDPMNDQVQIRLHASSLNYHDYAVVSGIWGPSEQRIPMADGAGEVIKVGRAVKDFKVGDHVCTTFFPGWIDGSPNVQSFETVPGDGIDGYARELVNLKTSSLTLAPDQWTHEQSATLTTAGLTAWRALFEDYDLTEKHTVLIQGTGGVSIFALQFAKSIGAKVIGTSSSDEKIKKLKTLGADYCINYKQNSKWSEEVLSYTKGQGVDHVIEVGGPETLGESINSVKVAGHISLIGILSGLQGNLDFVNALLKQVTLQGVLVGSKTHQERMITYINQVKFFPIIDRVFDLEDIVSAFQYQETNQHFGKICLKI, from the coding sequence ATGATGAGAGCAATTTATTTAAAAGCAGGCGGAGGTTACGATAAGGTATTCTTAGGCAATCAGGATATATCTGATCCTATGAATGATCAGGTCCAAATCCGCTTGCACGCAAGCTCATTAAATTATCATGATTACGCAGTTGTATCAGGAATTTGGGGGCCATCTGAGCAGCGTATCCCGATGGCAGACGGTGCAGGTGAGGTGATTAAAGTCGGCAGGGCTGTAAAAGATTTTAAAGTGGGTGACCATGTTTGCACCACATTTTTCCCAGGCTGGATCGATGGTTCACCGAATGTACAAAGTTTTGAGACAGTACCGGGTGACGGTATCGACGGATATGCGCGAGAACTTGTAAACCTTAAGACTAGCTCATTAACATTAGCGCCTGATCAATGGACTCATGAGCAATCAGCAACCTTAACCACTGCTGGACTTACTGCATGGAGAGCTTTATTTGAAGATTATGATCTAACAGAAAAGCATACCGTTCTGATACAAGGGACGGGAGGGGTATCTATATTTGCGCTACAGTTTGCAAAGTCGATAGGAGCCAAGGTAATCGGGACATCTTCATCAGATGAGAAAATTAAAAAGCTTAAAACTTTAGGGGCTGATTATTGCATTAACTATAAACAAAATTCGAAGTGGTCGGAAGAAGTTTTAAGCTATACAAAGGGGCAGGGCGTAGACCATGTAATTGAAGTGGGTGGTCCGGAAACACTGGGTGAATCGATTAATTCAGTTAAGGTTGCGGGTCATATCTCACTCATCGGAATTTTATCAGGCTTACAGGGTAATCTAGATTTCGTTAACGCATTACTAAAACAAGTGACGTTGCAAGGCGTCTTGGTTGGCAGTAAGACCCACCAGGAGAGAATGATTACCTATATTAACCAGGTAAAATTCTTTCCAATCATTGATCGCGTGTTTGATTTAGAGGATATTGTTTCTGCTTTTCAATACCAAGAAACTAACCAACATTTTGGTAAGATTTGTTTAAAAATATAA
- a CDS encoding LysR family transcriptional regulator codes for MLVLNWSDLRSFLELSRRGKLTIAGKRLNVEPTTVGRHITRLEKELGVQLFNRSPKGYSLTEDGHKLVPYSENIETKVNSIYQSISGKDTELSGIVRMAVPEGLGIAIISKYISHFKEKHPSIDLELLADTRARSLSKREADIAITLARPTIGRLVAWKLGDYNLALYGSKTYLNKNNKIKTIKDLSKLQFISYIEDLIEFPQLKYMQDNFKEVNIIFRSNSLQAQYQAVKDGVGLAFLHGFIAAKDTELKTILPKQILAKREYWMVVHEDMFQLARVKAVCSFFTQVLKNEQANLLRII; via the coding sequence ATGCTTGTGCTTAATTGGAGCGACCTAAGATCTTTCCTTGAACTATCACGTCGAGGTAAATTAACAATAGCAGGAAAAAGATTAAACGTTGAGCCAACAACTGTAGGTAGACATATTACAAGGCTTGAAAAAGAACTTGGAGTACAGTTATTTAACCGGTCACCTAAGGGTTACTCACTCACTGAAGATGGACATAAACTAGTCCCTTACTCTGAAAATATTGAAACTAAGGTCAACTCCATCTACCAATCAATATCAGGAAAGGATACTGAACTTAGTGGTATTGTGAGGATGGCTGTCCCTGAAGGTTTAGGGATTGCGATTATTTCAAAATATATTAGTCACTTCAAAGAAAAGCACCCATCCATTGATCTTGAATTGTTGGCTGACACGAGAGCACGAAGTTTATCAAAACGTGAGGCAGATATCGCAATCACACTAGCAAGGCCTACTATTGGTAGATTGGTGGCATGGAAACTTGGAGATTATAATTTAGCGCTATATGGAAGCAAAACTTATCTCAATAAAAATAATAAAATAAAGACAATTAAGGATCTATCTAAACTTCAATTTATAAGCTACATAGAAGATTTGATCGAATTCCCTCAATTAAAATATATGCAGGATAATTTTAAAGAAGTAAATATCATATTCAGAAGTAACTCACTTCAAGCTCAATATCAAGCTGTAAAAGACGGGGTTGGACTTGCTTTTCTTCATGGGTTTATTGCCGCAAAAGATACAGAATTAAAAACAATCTTACCAAAGCAAATTTTGGCTAAAAGAGAATACTGGATGGTTGTCCATGAAGATATGTTTCAATTAGCTCGTGTCAAAGCCGTATGTAGTTTTTTTACTCAAGTACTTAAAAACGAGCAAGCTAATTTGTTACGAATTATTTAG
- a CDS encoding pyridoxamine 5'-phosphate oxidase family protein — MNVTIFIDDALKTIQRGTVDRKSPFKLPALSSSINNKVFQRIVVARRFIEHDQSLIIYTDNESQKYHQLKTNPSCSLLFWDPKKRLQVQVTGEASFLDNKIDYWDKLSDTQKKDYVINPFPGTEISASDDYNYDSEKSRFEVISIQFKTLDILELAPSGHIRAKSILNKNEREDFWLTP, encoded by the coding sequence ATGAATGTAACTATTTTTATTGATGACGCCCTTAAAACTATTCAACGTGGAACTGTTGACCGTAAGTCGCCTTTCAAGCTACCCGCTTTGTCTTCTTCAATTAATAATAAGGTTTTTCAAAGAATTGTGGTTGCTCGAAGATTCATCGAGCATGATCAGTCCTTAATAATCTATACCGACAATGAAAGCCAAAAATATCATCAATTAAAAACTAACCCTTCCTGTTCCTTGCTTTTTTGGGATCCAAAAAAAAGGCTTCAAGTCCAGGTAACTGGGGAAGCATCTTTTTTAGATAATAAAATTGATTACTGGGATAAGTTAAGCGATACTCAGAAAAAAGACTATGTGATTAATCCGTTTCCAGGGACAGAAATTTCTGCTTCTGATGATTATAATTATGATAGTGAGAAGAGTAGGTTTGAAGTAATATCCATTCAATTTAAAACTCTTGATATTCTTGAGCTAGCCCCAAGCGGACATATACGAGCTAAAAGTATTTTGAATAAAAATGAGCGAGAAGATTTTTGGTTAACACCCTGA
- a CDS encoding tautomerase family protein encodes MPFVTINVLEGKGQDYIKKVSDSVNEAVIETMAFPDDDRYQVVNQLSEDCMQYQGRQEERIMMHLVMRSGRPNKAKQAFYKKVVEYLHERVGVKPENIFITITENHDVDFSFKDGIAQFVV; translated from the coding sequence ATGCCATTTGTAACAATTAATGTTCTAGAGGGGAAGGGGCAGGACTATATAAAAAAAGTTTCTGACAGTGTGAATGAGGCGGTTATTGAAACTATGGCCTTTCCGGATGATGATAGATATCAAGTTGTAAATCAATTATCAGAAGATTGTATGCAATACCAAGGCAGACAAGAGGAAAGAATTATGATGCACCTTGTCATGCGATCAGGACGTCCAAATAAAGCCAAACAAGCTTTTTACAAAAAAGTTGTCGAGTACTTACATGAGAGGGTAGGTGTTAAGCCTGAGAATATTTTTATTACCATCACTGAAAATCACGATGTTGATTTTTCATTCAAAGATGGCATCGCGCAGTTTGTTGTTTAA
- the panB gene encoding 3-methyl-2-oxobutanoate hydroxymethyltransferase, with product MSVLESFKQLKAEGTKIVVVTSHEYWSAKILNDTDINGILIGDDLNMVVHGHEDTLSCDVETIAMHTRAVKKGAKDKFLIAGMPFMANRKSLKDSLDNVEILIKAGANALKIEGVDGNEELYAHLSQSGIPTIGHIGLTPSHHNAIGGFKAQGKTKESAMSIVEEAKKLDQLGCIAIVLEAVPQHVGAAVSKAVSIPVVGVGAGLDVDGQALVLPDMLGFSTDFKPKFVRTYMNGAELIKDAVNQFAADVHAKAFPGAAETYAPGKDQLK from the coding sequence ATGAGCGTATTAGAAAGTTTTAAACAGTTAAAAGCAGAAGGAACAAAAATTGTAGTGGTTACTTCGCATGAATACTGGAGTGCCAAAATTCTTAATGACACAGACATTAACGGAATTTTAATTGGTGATGATTTAAATATGGTTGTACATGGACATGAAGATACCTTGAGCTGTGATGTGGAAACAATTGCAATGCACACTAGAGCCGTAAAAAAGGGAGCAAAAGATAAGTTCCTAATCGCTGGTATGCCATTCATGGCTAATAGAAAGAGTTTAAAGGATTCATTGGATAACGTTGAAATCTTAATCAAGGCTGGGGCAAATGCTCTTAAAATAGAAGGTGTTGATGGAAACGAAGAGCTTTATGCCCATCTTTCACAATCCGGAATTCCAACAATTGGACATATTGGCCTTACACCTTCTCACCATAATGCGATTGGTGGATTTAAAGCTCAAGGTAAAACAAAAGAAAGTGCAATGAGTATCGTTGAAGAAGCTAAAAAACTTGATCAACTTGGATGTATCGCAATCGTTTTGGAAGCTGTTCCGCAACATGTAGGTGCGGCAGTTAGTAAAGCAGTTTCTATCCCAGTTGTAGGTGTTGGAGCAGGGCTTGATGTGGATGGCCAAGCATTGGTTCTTCCAGATATGTTAGGTTTTTCTACAGACTTCAAGCCTAAGTTTGTTAGGACATACATGAATGGGGCAGAGCTGATAAAAGATGCTGTAAATCAGTTCGCAGCCGATGTACATGCAAAAGCATTCCCAGGGGCAGCAG
- a CDS encoding SDR family NAD(P)-dependent oxidoreductase codes for MKENIIIAGSSGAIGGEFVKQYTDDPNVEKIIALSRKSINIDHDKIQSVEIDYNDEATLKNLDVISQLDSISKIIIATGILHTDHIKPEKSIDGIDEGNMKAIFQVNVFGPILLVKKLLPLIKKAKGVKIVFLTARVGSVSDNELGGWHSYRSSKTALNMMIKNLSIELKRLNKEHCVIGIHPGTVKSHLSEPFLRHVKHDVFSPKESVEFMSKVINEISHKDSGKCFDFSGKVIEP; via the coding sequence ATGAAGGAAAACATAATCATAGCAGGATCATCAGGAGCCATTGGTGGAGAATTTGTCAAGCAGTATACTGATGACCCGAATGTAGAAAAAATTATCGCGCTATCTAGGAAGTCAATTAATATCGATCACGATAAAATTCAATCAGTTGAAATTGACTATAACGATGAAGCAACATTAAAAAATCTTGATGTGATATCACAATTAGACTCAATTAGTAAAATCATCATTGCGACAGGGATTCTTCATACAGACCATATAAAGCCAGAGAAATCAATCGATGGAATTGATGAAGGGAACATGAAGGCGATATTCCAAGTAAATGTATTTGGACCGATCTTGTTGGTAAAAAAACTTCTACCTCTGATTAAAAAAGCAAAAGGGGTGAAAATTGTCTTCTTAACTGCAAGAGTTGGGAGTGTCTCTGATAATGAGCTGGGTGGGTGGCATAGTTATCGTAGTTCAAAAACCGCACTCAACATGATGATTAAAAATCTCTCTATAGAATTAAAAAGGCTAAACAAAGAACATTGTGTGATTGGGATTCACCCTGGCACAGTCAAAAGTCATCTATCAGAACCTTTCTTGAGACATGTCAAACATGATGTATTTAGTCCAAAAGAAAGTGTTGAATTTATGAGTAAAGTAATTAATGAAATTTCCCACAAGGATTCAGGGAAGTGTTTTGATTTTTCAGGAAAAGTAATAGAGCCATAA